A stretch of DNA from Paenibacillus albus:
CGATCAGCGCGCCGTTCCCATAATAAAGGTGGGGACTTGCAATCAGATTGACGGGATCGAGATGAACGGCAAAAGCCCGCCGGTCGATCGCTTCAATCAGCCTCACATAGCTCTCTACCGAGTCCGGGTACATCCATGGCATCATCTCGAGTGTATAGTACGTCCGCTGCGGCTGCACATGATCGATGATTGCTCGCACCGTATCGACGATGAGCGCGAAGGTGTCATCTGTCAGGTTGGCGGGATCATGCCCGTCCCACTGCTCGCCGCGCGAGCCGGCAATATTGACGCAGCAGCGAGCTCCGGAGAGCTCTGCCGCCTCCAGCTTCTTCTTGCAGAAGCGGATCGCTCGCTCCCTCGTCTCGGAATCAGCGCTGAGCGGATTGCTCCAAGCGCCGACCTCGGCAATTAGCAGATTCGCCTCGCTTGCTGCTCTCACATAATCTTGAATGAGCGCAGCATTCTCGATATCCGGCAAATAGGCCGCTGAATACCCGCGCTCAGCGTGCGCCAGAGCCCACCCTTCCGGGTCAAGCTTGCCGCCATGCAGGATCGGTCCACCAAGTCTCATGGCTCATGCATCCTTTCAGTTTGATTTTTCACCTGCCACCCTCTCACAAGAAGGAGTAGACCCGCTCGAAGAGAATGTCTATTACAATAACGACGTCGACTTGAATTCAAGGAGAGTGTGAACGATGAATGTATTCAGCCGCGCGAATGTGCATGCATTAAGCTGGATGAACGAGCCTGCCCACTGGAGCTGTACCGAGCAAGAAGGTCTTTTTGTGGAAACGCCGGCGAAAGCGGATTACTATCAGGATCCTGCGGGCAAGCATATTGTCAGTTCCGCCCCATTCTTCCAGTTGACTTCCAGCAGCAGCAGCTTCGAGCTCACAACACGATTAACGGTTCAGATGAAGCATAAATATGATTCGGGCTGTCTCATGGTGATGGAGGATGATCGGAACTGGGCGAAGCTATGCTTCGAGTACAATGGCCGCTATCCCACGATTGTGTCTGTCGTAACGATTGATGGCGTATCGGATGATTGCAATTCGGAGCGCGTCGATGTGGAAAAGCCGTACCTTCGAGTCGTGCGACAAGGAAATTGCATCACGTTCTCATACTCTGTTGACGGTGAAGAATGGGAGCAGATTCGCTATTTCGGGATGAAGCTGCAAAGAGAATGCCGCGCTGGAGTCGTTGCTCAGTCTCCTCAAGGGACAGGCTGTACGGTACAGTTTGATTTTCTGAATATGACGGTTAGTTGATTAGTTCCCCATTAATATGCAATTTCCTGCCGTAAAATGGAAAAAAGGCTGACGGATTCTAATTAGAACCGTCAGCCTTCAACACACACACTAACCTTCCTCGATATCTGCTCCGAGATCGCCTGCGATCTCCATCATCCGCGGGATGACCGCATCATTGCTGCCTGACACGTAGATGTCGCTCTCATAGTGACGGAACGGAATTTGCAGGTTCTCGTGCTGCCACATGAAGAATTCCCCCGGAATCGTCATTGTCGTGCCATCCGCCCCCGACACTTTAAGCTCGGTTGCATATGTGAAATCAGACTGCGTCTCAAAATAAACTAAGCATGTCTCCAGCGTAATCGGCTGACGATCGCTCTCATGCTCTCGATATTCTCTTGTAATGCGGTAACGCTTGCTCATTCTGCAACCAGCCTCCATCCAATAAACATATGGCTTCAGTATAACACGATGACAGGCATAATTCAGAATGCGCCCCCAAGCATTACTCCGCAACGATCCAGTCCAACTGCTTCATCTTCATTGCCTCTGCCCAGCTGCCTGGGTAAGGCCGTTCACAGATTACAGTGTGCACTTCGCTCAAGTCTGCGATTTTGTACAGCCGGCTATTCCCCAGTTTGGAGCTGTCCGTAAGCACGATGGTCTCTTTACTGTTTGTCATAAACTTGCGCGCAAGAAGCGCCCGATCCGCGTCATAGCTTGTAATCCCTTGCTCTGGCAGCATGCCGTCAATGGTAATAAAGGCGCGGTTCACGTAGAAGTTCTCCATGAACTTCTCTGCGAGCGAGCCGGAGATACGGTGATGTCGCGGGTCCATTTTGCCGCCGACGAAGAAGACATCGCCCGAGAACATCTCTTTG
This window harbors:
- a CDS encoding sugar phosphate isomerase/epimerase family protein, translated to MRLGGPILHGGKLDPEGWALAHAERGYSAAYLPDIENAALIQDYVRAASEANLLIAEVGAWSNPLSADSETRERAIRFCKKKLEAAELSGARCCVNIAGSRGEQWDGHDPANLTDDTFALIVDTVRAIIDHVQPQRTYYTLEMMPWMYPDSVESYVRLIEAIDRRAFAVHLDPVNLIASPHLYYGNGALIEHCFKCLGPYIRSCHAKDITMSQRMTVHLDEIRPGLGKLDYAQFLRQLGKLDSDMPLMLEHLESEAEYRLAASYIRGVAEEIGVRVE
- a CDS encoding DUF1349 domain-containing protein, with amino-acid sequence MNVFSRANVHALSWMNEPAHWSCTEQEGLFVETPAKADYYQDPAGKHIVSSAPFFQLTSSSSSFELTTRLTVQMKHKYDSGCLMVMEDDRNWAKLCFEYNGRYPTIVSVVTIDGVSDDCNSERVDVEKPYLRVVRQGNCITFSYSVDGEEWEQIRYFGMKLQRECRAGVVAQSPQGTGCTVQFDFLNMTVS